The Streptomyces sp. NL15-2K genome contains a region encoding:
- a CDS encoding DUF3344 domain-containing protein produces the protein MRHSLRPLFRGATVGVLALAALWTPGGFPAAASAAPAAPEANSLAFAQRYRARQHGGIVRAANSSISCVQASASSCSDVRAGGRGVNGDFDMFYIDIDRDANTYNSSRAEVRLPNGSRVSYARLYWGGNLRVGEQKPPEDNGRVLIAEPGGEYKEVLADTDVGHRVADGVDAFQASADVTRLVREGGAGQYTVAQVNVAMGKSEAGAWGGWTLVVAYENPEEPLRHLAIWDGFTSLRSGGPEIRMEGVNFPAGAGGRAGLVAYDGDRGINGDSLTLTTGAGSLALSDSANPQDDVLNSTITQPGSDPERVPAYANTLGYDSDVFDLGRGLQQAGDQVTFRLRSEQDAAWAGVLFVAVDAQR, from the coding sequence ATGCGCCATTCCCTGCGTCCGCTGTTTCGCGGTGCGACCGTGGGCGTCCTCGCCCTTGCCGCGCTGTGGACACCCGGCGGCTTCCCGGCCGCCGCTTCGGCCGCTCCGGCCGCACCGGAGGCGAACAGCCTCGCGTTCGCCCAGCGGTACCGCGCCCGCCAGCACGGCGGCATCGTGCGCGCGGCCAACTCCAGCATCAGCTGCGTGCAGGCCTCGGCGTCTTCGTGCTCGGACGTGCGTGCGGGCGGGCGCGGGGTGAACGGCGACTTCGACATGTTCTACATCGACATCGACCGCGACGCGAACACCTACAACTCCTCCCGCGCGGAGGTTCGTCTGCCCAATGGCTCCCGGGTGTCGTACGCGCGCCTGTACTGGGGCGGCAACCTGCGCGTCGGCGAACAGAAGCCGCCGGAGGACAACGGGCGGGTGCTGATCGCCGAACCCGGCGGGGAGTACAAGGAAGTTCTCGCGGACACGGACGTCGGACACCGCGTGGCGGACGGCGTGGACGCCTTCCAGGCCTCGGCGGACGTCACGCGGCTGGTCCGCGAGGGCGGGGCGGGCCAGTACACCGTGGCGCAGGTCAACGTGGCCATGGGCAAGTCGGAGGCCGGGGCGTGGGGCGGCTGGACGCTGGTCGTGGCGTACGAGAACCCGGAGGAGCCGCTGCGGCACCTCGCGATCTGGGACGGCTTCACCTCGCTGAGATCCGGCGGACCGGAGATCCGGATGGAGGGCGTGAACTTCCCCGCGGGCGCGGGGGGTCGGGCGGGCCTGGTGGCGTATGACGGCGACCGCGGCATCAACGGCGACTCGCTCACCCTGACGACCGGGGCCGGCTCCCTCGCCCTCAGCGACTCCGCCAACCCCCAGGACGACGTCCTGAACTCCACCATCACTCAGCCCGGATCGGATCCGGAGCGTGTGCCGGCGTACGCGAACACCCTCGGCTACGACTCCGACGTGTTCGATCTCGGAAGAGGCCTGCAGCAGGCCGGTGACCAGGTGACCTTCCGGCTTCGTTCCGAGCAGGACGCGGCGTGGGCCGGTGTGCTCTTCGTCGCCGTCGACGCCCAGCGGTGA
- a CDS encoding glycosyltransferase family 4 protein: MHLPSTDPRPRVLHLTQPVDGGVARVVTDLVRAQLADGLDVTVACPDSALTAQLRALGANVRSWSATRSPGPSLVREVRHLARVIDEARPDLVHAHSAKAGLAGRLAVRGRIPTVFQPHAWSFEAVGGATAALALKWERFGARWAARTVCVSEAERATGVRAGITGRWTVVPNGIDPERFRPADATAVRAGLAPLAGLPPAAPLAVCVGRLCRQKGQDVLLQAWDAVAHRVPEARLVLVGDGPDRDRLREVAPESVLFAGAVTDAAPWYQAADLVVLPSRWEGMALAPLEAMACGRPVVVTDVDGARESLPSSVAARCLVPPENPAVLAEAVTELLLDPPLRESLGNQSRRHVLSTHDVRHTAEAVADVYRDLLGTRPASDGARPSRAVEPAEACGAKNGQPLDTGCGAEANQTTQRVEPTEHRESIHS, translated from the coding sequence ATGCACCTGCCATCCACCGACCCCCGGCCGCGGGTCCTGCACCTCACCCAACCGGTGGACGGTGGGGTCGCGCGCGTCGTGACGGACCTGGTCCGGGCACAGCTGGCGGACGGTCTCGACGTCACCGTGGCCTGCCCCGACAGCGCCCTCACCGCACAACTGCGGGCGCTCGGCGCGAACGTACGGTCCTGGTCCGCGACGCGGTCACCGGGACCGTCGCTCGTGCGGGAAGTACGGCACCTGGCACGCGTGATCGACGAGGCGCGCCCCGATCTGGTGCACGCGCACAGCGCGAAGGCCGGGCTCGCCGGGCGGCTCGCGGTGCGCGGGCGGATTCCGACGGTCTTCCAGCCGCACGCCTGGTCGTTCGAGGCGGTCGGCGGAGCCACCGCGGCCCTGGCGCTCAAGTGGGAACGATTCGGGGCGCGTTGGGCCGCGCGGACGGTGTGTGTGAGCGAGGCGGAACGCGCGACCGGCGTGCGCGCCGGGATCACCGGCCGGTGGACCGTCGTCCCCAACGGCATCGACCCCGAGCGCTTCCGCCCCGCCGACGCCACCGCCGTACGGGCCGGGCTCGCACCGCTCGCCGGCCTCCCCCCGGCGGCGCCGCTCGCCGTCTGCGTCGGGCGGCTGTGCCGGCAGAAGGGGCAGGACGTCCTGCTGCAGGCGTGGGACGCCGTCGCACACCGAGTGCCCGAGGCCCGCCTCGTCCTGGTCGGCGACGGTCCGGACCGCGACCGGCTGCGCGAAGTCGCCCCGGAGTCCGTGCTGTTCGCCGGAGCCGTCACCGACGCCGCCCCCTGGTACCAGGCCGCCGATCTCGTCGTCCTGCCGTCCCGCTGGGAGGGCATGGCGTTGGCGCCGCTGGAGGCCATGGCTTGCGGGCGGCCCGTGGTGGTCACGGATGTCGACGGCGCCCGCGAGAGCCTGCCGTCCTCCGTCGCCGCCCGGTGCCTGGTCCCGCCGGAGAACCCGGCGGTGCTGGCCGAGGCCGTCACCGAATTGCTGCTCGACCCGCCACTGCGTGAGTCGCTCGGCAACCAGAGCCGCCGGCACGTGCTGTCCACCCACGACGTGCGGCACACCGCCGAGGCTGTCGCGGACGTCTACCGCGACCTGCTCGGCACACGGCCCGCCTCCGACGGCGCGCGCCCGTCCCGAGCGGTCGAGCCCGCCGAGGCCTGCGGCGCCAAGAACGGTCAGCCGCTCGACACAGGCTGTGGCGCCGAGGCGAACCAGACAACACAGCGTGTCGAGCCCACAGAGCACAGGGAGTCGATCCACTCGTGA